In a genomic window of Chryseobacterium sp. G0162:
- a CDS encoding glutaminase, whose translation MITKTYRLIHLQTRSISKVSHTKNADTAKIVEPQILSCGITVSVPGKMGIGVFSPALDQHGNSLAGYHIILDLAKQYNLSIF comes from the coding sequence ATGATAACAAAAACTTACCGATTAATACATTTACAAACAAGAAGTATATCAAAAGTTTCACATACAAAAAATGCAGACACAGCCAAAATAGTAGAGCCACAAATACTAAGCTGCGGAATTACCGTAAGCGTTCCCGGAAAAATGGGTATTGGTGTATTCAGTCCTGCATTGGATCAACATGGAAATTCATTGGCTGGATACCATATTATTCTAGATCTGGCAAAACAGTACAACCTGAGTATATTTTAA